One genomic window of Cannabis sativa cultivar Pink pepper isolate KNU-18-1 chromosome 2, ASM2916894v1, whole genome shotgun sequence includes the following:
- the LOC115719816 gene encoding uncharacterized protein LOC115719816 — translation MFNLASPSTIEDDEPLFYDETEYPISTIENTVQISYETLMNINNTEALITIQDMFAAVYLPSFSFIIDEIIDCGRKMMNNNNLNEEVGVDVYVHVFVNELPQLDWDDDDDDDDDYNMDDFPICFVASSEGSIEKLEKVQVKDNPIFCSICLEDVSVGSEATKLPCTHAYHKQCVVEWLQVSKFCPNCRVEIV, via the coding sequence ATGTTCAATCTTGCTTCACCATCTACTATAGAAGACGATGAACCTTTATTTTATGATGAAACAGAATATCCAATTTCTACTATAGAAAATACTGTACAAATTTCATACGAAACATTGATGAATATCAATAATACTGAAGCCCTAATTACCATTCAAGACATGTTTGCTGCGGTCTATCTTCcttctttctcttttattattgatgAAATTATTGATTGCGGTAGaaaaatgatgaacaataataatttgaatgaaGAAGTCGGTGTTGATGTTTACGTTCATGTCTTTGTTAATGAACTACCTCAACTTGATTGGGATGATGATGACGACGACGATGATGACTATAATATGGATGATTTTCCTATTTGTTTTGTGGCGTCGAGTGAAGGGTCaattgaaaaattagaaaaagttcAGGTTAAAGATAATCCAATTTTTTGTTCGATTTGTTTGGAGGATGTTTCGGTTGGTTCGGAAGCTACTAAGTTACCATGCACTCACGCGTATCATAAACAATGTGTTGTTGAGTGGCTGcaagttagtaaattttgtcCCAATTGTAGAGTTGAGATAGTTTAA